TAGGAGTTTCCATTCAGGTGGAAAAAAAGCATGTCTAAacgaaaatgtttaattacatACTTCTTTTGTAGTGTTGCTGACTACAACTTACTGTTGATGAAAAAAGGTAGGAAAATAAATGACTTTTTGAAATGGAAGCACCAGAAATAGGTAACGACGGCCATTAGTTGattgcaaaaaatatttaacacagatattataatttgacatttttcggATCACTTGTTACGtcattactttaatatatttttaattgtcatcgaaataattttaacatatctaCTAATATAGGCAATTAGGATtttgactatatttttttcgaatatcTGCTTATCTAgtttaagcataatatattattatatctatttgtataatatcgtTTGGATGACTAAATCTCTAATATTTGTGTACTCCTTGCATTTATATGCTAACAACCAAGTACACTGTGCTTTGGCTGAATTtcactctatattatatttacttcaaataaataaagcaagtaaataagtaaaaatggaaattttattttcttataaatgaaagaaaaataataataataacactcaTGCACACTATTTAGATAGGTACCGTATATTTGAATAtctgtacatataatatattatatacctatatcatctattgtatttgataaatgttaaatatatacctataatatcataccaTTAAAAAtgctactatataataatactataccttatagtataatttacagtaagGAACTCCAAAAATAGTCTAACTTTATGATAACCAAGATaagcaaacaattattttaatattaatgttataattttggaTTGCTTTCCCCCTcccgattattttaaatagaactgagaattttcaatttttatcttctaaaaatacataggtacctcaCCTACCAGAAACCTCTATGAAGTTTATGATTGGAACATTTATTCTACTAGAAAGTCTTAAGATacacaacaaaaaattaaaaattaagggtaaaattaaatattaagccaATTCATTTCTCTTTTCAATTGCATTATatctctatagtctatacccATTCTCTCCAAATAATTTTGGACTACAGTGTTAAAGTGTAACATAGATCCGGtccgatttaaattttttaacaaaatagagGCCTCTAATATACAGTGAGCTGTACATAACTGCgtcgtatttataatacctaaaaatCAATGCATATAAGTgacgtgtaataataatataattaagatgATAATGTATGAgctttaattgtatacaaatttaccATGGACTGCTCTcagtatgtaaatattaaacgaaaacaaataatatatagttgaatacacataataaatttctttGTAGGAGTCATTTTGCCGCAAGCCCGCTGATATCGTCATTTAGtgattgacaatattattgaatagggGGAGGGTGACCACGATGTCACATTGTCGCCGAAAACACTTTTCCTGGCTTGAATATGTAGATAGCAATATTACAGAACACGAAATTATATCTGACGCCGCTTTTATCGATCAacaaaacatgaaaatataataacgctGCACGCACTGTACgtgcattatatacatagatatattttatacattgtacttgtataacttttttttagcgCTCGCCCCCACACGTTTTACCATCATCGCACGCcactgatataaatatatatgaaacgTTATCAATAACGAAGTTACGCGGCTGAAACCGCCCATTATTGTGTTTAACTTCGGTCTATAgatgtgtatacctatatatgtattgcCATTTCCCCGGAGAGACTCGGTGCGTCTCGTCACAGTGGTCGACTTGCACGGAAATttactgaataataaaatgtatgacgtaggtttatattatatacatatttatattatcatacgcATACCCGAACACAGACGAGGGTACTTCGCCGAATTTCGTTttcgtatacctatttaaataatataatattgtttgtctCGGTGAATCTcatatcgtaaaaaaataattattatactgaagCATATGTATGATAGATATGACAAACGCGTTGTCgcgtatttttacttattttttagaaatggtGTTTATTTCACTGCTGCATCTAAATAATTTGGTTCATGAATCCTTGCCTCGCATTATTCCTCATACACAACAGTTGGTTAGGTTAACCTAATCTTACGGGTATATTCTAAAGTATAAAACTTCACAGAAcacaactataattatatcacaACGATATttcttactaattttatttttattaaaaatatcttatcgaaagttttttgtttgtttgttttattttttcttgataGCACCTTGTTTTGAAACTCTCgtctaaacaaatttataaaatgtaaatgtttgactcgaattattataatattatctttgacACGAAAGTTTTCGAAATACCGCCTACCgccttattaatataatattattattgtcaatttaaattttaaaaatgtgttaaaatatgcatattggACAACCTAATCTAACAAcggtgataaaaataataaaaaggttgaaaatatttactatcgAAATACACGGGGACctcataattttacttaatttttttaaaaaacaaaaaaatattttcaaatattctaatgtaaattgttatttacgtTTGCTGCAATAAATTActgaaattatgttaaatgtagGTTTTGGATGTACCAcgcaataaaataagttagtaatatttaatttaaaaaaatatgttatagataatttatagtcagatttaaaagttttataatacatgtagtatttcaaaaaatacaattacaccttcacattaaaattataatatatgatctcATTGGaaagaatatatttgtttgacaaattaaaaataatcataataataacgataatggtGTAAAAGCTTTTGAAAACTTTACACTAATGTGTAAAGTAGAAAAtcgacattttttgtttttaactcagaggattattataataaagactttttttaattttcttaaaacaaaaacttattattcaaatgacattaaataggtacttttaatgtaattattatttttcaaatattcatgattaaggacattatttaatattgtattatattacatctgCACAAAATGTCTATGATATAGactctatataattaatattaatactatctatctatattaccatttatagctattattaatattgatccaAACACACGcaggtatataattacaacgggaaattatgtaaataaaagaaactaGAAATagcaaattaaatgataataataattaataacgtaaTTCGTATGTCACGGAACTAGTATACGatcgaaaaaataagaaagaaaaaacTCTAGAGTTGTCAACATAATTATGCAGTCCAACCACCCCAATCGAACTAAGTGGCTGTGGCGAACTACTCGTGATCCATGTTCGAAGGACACAACCCGACGTCGGTCCGTTACCATTTGTCTTCCTTTCTTCTCATCCACTAGATTCACTCCCTTAATTCCCGTCATGTTTATGAAACTTTCGGTTTCCTTTAATACATCTGAATAAACTTTTGTTCATTTGTTGTTCTACTCTGCACTTGACCCAAAGACAATTTAATTAGGCAACAGTATCGCTGTGATTCGTCTCTCCAAGTATAACATTTATCAAAGTCTTTTGAGCTCTTGATTTCGCACAggctgtatttaaattaaaatttaattaatatatatatatatttttttatttccacaGAATTTTGATTGTCGAAACCACATCCGAGTCATCCAGTCGATCGGTGATGGTAGCCGAATATACATTTGCGGCACAAACGCGCACAATCCAAAAGATTACGTTATATAcgtgagtataatataccagtagttatctatactataattgATAACACTTtatcactatttatttttgtatttttgttatttttcatgcGCAGTCCAATTTGACACATCTTCCTAGGCACGAGTATGTACCCGGCGTGGGTCTAGGCACGGCCAAATGCCCATACGATCCGCTGGACAACTCGACAGCCATTTGGTCTGAAAAGGGTAATCCGGGACAATTACCGGCCCTGTACAGTGGTACCAATGCCGAATTCACCAAAGCGGACACAGTTATTTTCCGGACGGACCTGTACAATTTGACCACGGGACGCAAGGAATTCGCGTTCAAGAGGACGCTCAAATATGACTCCAACTGGCTCGATAGTAAGTGTAtagcaacatattattatggccATTATGTTTACGCGTGATAAATTATGCCATATCGTtcaattctattataataatgtcacGAAAATAACGAATAGATCTGTTGGTGACCAAGAAATGCATTACCGTACATTGGACTCTAGCCGAGTCGAGATATTCgtattatcgtataatattgtaataataatagtatatttactgCGTTTATGTCGATCGCTTTTATACACCTACAcccgttataatatatagtgtttatgcgtataatatagacGTGATATATAAGCCAATACGCGAGTTGGCCGACGCTATTACGACGCGCGTTTGGGTTTGGGTTTTttcttatgtatattatgatatgtaaaTGACTGGCACGCGTATATACTTACGGTTCTTCACTGCCTTCGTGGTCGTGTATCGGCTTATGAGTAGAAGAGAGGGACCTACACTATTTTGAAACGCAAACACGTATTCCGGCTGGGGATAAAACGCCCGCAGTGACTTTTCTCGGGATTCTGGGAGGGCGAATAAGTTTGAATCGAGAGAGAGAGAGGGGCGAGAGAGAAAACGAAACGGAGAAAAAGTCGAAAACGTCTCAAGAACCCCACCAACCAACCGACCACgtctggtatataatatataatatgagcgTGTGTACGTTGTGTGCTCGCGTGGTAATGCGGGTTCTCTCGGGTCTCCGCGGCCGTGTGTATAATCCGTCGCCGCGGATAACTGACAAGACGTGACAGCGCGCGGCGGGTGATAAATTGCTCGGCCGTGGCATCGGCTGACGACGACGTCCACGACGAACGTCGCTTTTTACCCGTTTGAATTTTGAGGGGGACAAAGCGTGCGTGCCCGTCTTTCCGAGCACCGGTTGATTCAACCCATAATAACGtccagctatatatatatatatatatatataatattttaagtggaAATCCACAAACGTTTCGTTCCCCCTGCGGAATGTCTCTCGAGTAGTAcgagaaaattgaaaaatggtACTGTAtaatttctttgttttttcTCGATTTCCGATTGTCTTGCCCACGACTCACGAGCGACAGACAATTACAAAGGAGATCACGCTCAGTTTCCAAAACAATTTACTTCATCTCGCAGCTGGACGGACGATGaatatatactcatataatacCGTTTTTGAAATTCACCAGAAATGgtgtatttaatcaataacatTGTTCTTTATCGaaagaacaattttaataaataatattttacaattaacggctgaaaaatataaactcatattaaatatttatttaaaaaataataatattcattaaagagttatgaagtatttataaatatatttattgatttgctAGATAACTTTGATATTTAACTTGGACATCATTCgccttatatattatgttaccttGGGAATAATATAGggtttttatgtatagatatataaacaGTATACACCTTTAAACACCTTTTACACCacaactgaaaataaaatatcgagttcataaaagtttgataaagtacctatctattctTTAAAATCAAAGTAAAACTTATCGAcctaaatacttttttgaattaccagaaataaaattgttttgcacTAATAACAGTCGTCTGACGAGTTATTTCATTTTCCCTCTTCACTGTATTTAATTGGAGTTAAAACCCAGTAAATTAGGGACacgtttttcaaattatccCATGAACGTGATAATGAAAGTCTTAATATCCTTCGAGCCAAAAGaggattttcaaaacattatagttatagttatcgtctaataataatgatggcTAAGCGGAAGATTGTATGTACttgaacttattaaaaatgtatcggACTTAGATTAAATGTGGCTATCAGTTTACCTTGGTTAATACTTTATTCAAAAGCCTCTTGGTAGATTATGATTAGTTACTTATGTAAGTGCCCAGAGagggagagagagagagaaaatcGAGGTGAAACGACTATTAAAGTTAATCTTTACATGAAAGTGGTTTTTCAACGACGATAAAATTCGACTGAAAAATCAATTGGGACACGCAGTGCCTACAGTCTTAACTCTTTTTACGTGTAACaacataatacctactaaataatcaatatacaaattattaaactaattctaaattaaattgtttattttaggttcctatcgataataataaaaaaaaaaacaaattaaataaaacggaATTATAGTGAAACGCGAAGTAAACACGCCAATtgccaaatattttaatagaattaagTTGGCTATTATAATGTCGGTACGACCAATACTAGGGTTTATTGATTTGTCTGTTTGGACAAATGGGAAACAATTCTGTATTTAAAGGGCTAAACTTTAATCATAGCTgagaaaattatcaatttctaAAGGGgttcacaaaattaataatgaaagcTATTAAAGAATGTCTAACCGTTAAACATTCATTTGATAGTATTGGTTATTTATAACGTCTGACAGATGTAAAACATGaagtttcaattattaattaattcaacacATCGcagttaacaaataaaaaatgtatattatgcgaAAGTCAAAAACCACAAAGTTTACGCTTGAATGAATTATACCGTCGAAACGAAAAACAAACTATTTCAATTCAAAGATTATCATGGAAaaactgttatatttattgttccgTACCACTGACGAGTCTTCAATTCAAGAGGGGGAAAAAGTTACTATTACCAACGCTCGAGTATTTTTTCAGACCGAATGGACATATTTTGGCTTTCGGTATtcgtaaaactttttaaacgaAAAGTCAAATTCCGACACAATCGATTACACGCGCatacgcgtatatattattattattattatatattactacatGCGCTGCGTATATACGTGTGTGGACCATAAAATCGACTTCCGTTTTTGTATCGTAAACAACGTGGCgcacagttttattatttcaatccaCTCGAAATCTTCCATCCCATATTCTCGtgtgtatatgttatataggtatgccGAATTAATTCTACCCTCGCCACATTGCTGGTTTCACCTCGTGTGGCAATCTCGCCCTCGGCCCGgcaactaaaatgtattaacgtAATAACACGAACCGCGAACAGATCGTTtattacgttatttttttgctatttataCATTCGCACGACAACATacgcatattataggtacaatacctacgtaaaatttaaaaacacaatcaCCGTAAACGTCGCCACCGGGTGCAATGTGAGTGCgcgcatttatatataaaattaatcagtCTTACTGCAAGCTGTGCAGCTCTGTGCATAAATCCGTTTATACTCGGGCGCACGAGCGCGATAATCGTTTTGCCGTAAAACCCCGTGTAaaacgcataataatataataatatgataacgaTCCAGTCGGTGCCGGTTTCAAAGGACTTTGAATCGCTGTAAACGCCTCTTCCCCGGCGTACCGTACACCGGACTCGGTCGCCACTGATTAAAACAGTATATCATCCGCCGCGCGGAAACGTACTCTCCCGAGGCGctcttctataaaatatttatatgcgtGTGTCgcggataaaaattaaatttaatctgtgTATAAATTCCGACCAggagtatattatacgcaatctgtaatatataatatattattctcccCTCGTATGCGTGTGTCCTATACGCGCGGTGgacgacggcgacgacgaataataatattcgccGCCGCCGGTGGTGCCGCTGATATATAACTTTTGACGGACTCCGCCGCCGACCGCCCACCcccgtgtatatattatatacatattttttttttatatatatacgtatatcctCTATCGACTTAGTCCTGTATAATGTGATCCTATAGTAGTTGGTCCACCACTCTTAGTCGgtgattcatattttttgactTCCCGAAAGATAACGTTCGCTCGCACCctttaacgaaaaaaaactgTCACACGCTCGGCGGAGCGTAAACGAATTGACTGTATCAAAGGCCACTGTATGTATGCCACCGCCCGCACAGCTGTCGCCCCGAAAATCGTCACTGTCTACTTgcgtatgttattattatatatacgcgtatatgCACTCCACCTAAACAGACGCGCGAGCTCTCTCCCGCGGGGTTTAACCCCTCAAAATACGCCGAGTTTTACTAATAACAACGACGACGAGTATATAATTAAGCCGCGAAATAAGTTTGAACGCGTCTCGTGATGGATGCGAACACGTCGTATACacgttgtataatatgagtGCGCCTTATGACATGAGTATATCAcactaacttttaataaacgaATATACACACATCACCTATGATGTTATTACTGAACTCTTTCAGTCTTACCCTTACaccgatattataatttataagaatatcgACACTTtcgatatatcatattattgttcagATTTTCTATGTACCTTCTCTCGTGTACTCgagttgattattaataatattgtgttatttacggacactttatgaaatattgcaaattgtttacaattaatatatcgaCAATTTgagttaaacaatttttttttatttcatagaaCCTGACTTCGTGGGCTCCTATGACATCGGTCAATACGTTTTCTTCTTCTTCCGTGAAACCGCCGTCGAGTACATTAATTGCGGAAAGAGCATATTTTCGCGTGTAGCCAGGGTGTGTAAGAAGGACACAGgtggaaaaaatatacttaaccaCAACTGGGCCACGTACCTGAAGGCCCGACTCAACTGCTCCATACCCGGAGAATATCCTTTCTACTTCAACGAAATCCGTAagtagtattatatgtatgccCGCCGTAAGACTGGAATCGAAATTAACGTTTCCTGTTATAGAGAGCATTTATAAAGTGCCGGACGATGATACACTTTTCTACGGCGTTTTCACCACTTCCACTACCGGGCTAATGGGATCAGCCATATGTACTTTCCGGCTAGAGGACATCGATCACGCATTCGCTGGCCGATTCAAGGAACAAGCCAGTTCCACTTCGGCCTGGCTCCCAGTACTGTCTACCAAGGTACCGGAGCCCAGACCGGGACAGTGCGTCAACGACACGGAGACTTTGCCAGGTAAATATCATAACCAATCAGTTTAAATCAACATAATCAAATACAatcgaatacaatttttcatctTAAACAAATGAAACGTcacacttaaataaataaaaatgtattggtacTTTGTAAGCGATATTACAACgaataacgatataataatgtattgtattataacgtAATTCGAAATACGTGTAGCAAACATATACgcatttataggtacatattttgtaagatTTCATTGAACGATGTCTAAATTccactaaattaatattatcactgtCGTGTTTAGATTCCGTATTGAATTTCATACGCAGTCACCCTCTCATGGACGAGGCAGTGGCGCACAAAGACAATGAACCGGTATTCTACATGCGTGATTTGTTCTTCACACGCCTCGTAGTAGATGTTCTCGATTACGTCGTATTCGGAAATCATCTGCATTACACCGTCTATTACGCTGCTACCAGTAAGTTTAAATTCcttctcataatattattaaaatattatgtaggtataaaatgtaattcacCTAACtctgatttatataaataattttatcatttatatttttccttgcgaatttctattaaattatacagtacccttttattatttgtttttattttttttttttaattaacacggCCCGTCTAATTGTCATTTTTCACAGATGAAGGCCGAGTTTACAAAGTAGTCCAATGGTATAATGACGAAGGTGTACCCGGATCTGCTCTTCTGGACATATTTGACATCATGCCCGGTCTGCCCATCACGGCGATGGAAATATCTAGAAAGGttcgttttataattattacacatatttaagTGACCTTCGTTATCTATCACCCAACCACGCGATATTGAAGAATACtcgttataatgtataatacgtaaGTACATTCTAATGGGGAGTATTTCTACCCCTCTGGGCGTTGGCGCGTAACACTTGATTgtgattttacaaaaacccATGCCCATATGGCGTTTGACACCGgaaactatgtataatatataaataatattgtaaatagtataaCAACCGCGCTGTGAAGGGTGCGTTCTCGTATATACGAAACGATATTTATAAGTGCATTCCAGATAAcgaattgtaatttaaaagtaacatAAACGGGGTAGCCATAGTTAGATGTAATCCGAGACCATTTTAAAAACCCGTTGTAATAGTCGATACCGCAAATACCGTTGGATTGACATTACATCAATGACGAGCGACCGCgacatttaaatttcaatcacTCAGTATATAAAATCTAACACGTATAAAATACGAAAACGAGGTAATTTTACGAAATACGTCCGTGCTAAAGACCGTTTTACGGTTCATCAGACACCGCCACACAGCTAAGGAACCCTCACCACCATGTTTCCACTCTCATTTTTAATGATCGTATTTGAACGATTAGTAATCCCCCGTTAACGAGCCTGCAAACAACAGTGGCAACGTGACTCATCGATTCGCGGGCGTAAGGGGAAAGACAGCCAGTATGGCAGTGTCTATTATTCTCCTGGTAGTATTCGACTATATATAGACACCTATTGTAAATTAACCTGTAAATGGCGTATATCTGCTCTATAACataggttatatattatattgttaaccaGTCAGTCGTGATTTGTTGTATAACTGCGTGCGTGGAATGGAGTAGGGTGGTTGTCAAGGGAGAAGAAGAATGTATTTCCTCGTCTCTCGCCCTAACCAATTTCTGCAGATCTCCTCGTTTTCCACGTCACCACATTTCCGTCAACACTTTCGACCTG
The DNA window shown above is from Aphis gossypii isolate Hap1 chromosome 2, ASM2018417v2, whole genome shotgun sequence and carries:
- the LOC114123676 gene encoding semaphorin-2A isoform X2, with translation MRKKWMTTVVRLLLFALLFAQHGPTATSWATDDANGSAAASLSAAEHESVVDNFFAAYFEQPCCVRPRHVRHHKNHVRELSCGRMYYRTFHLDENRDTLYVGAMDHVYRLNLSNISHSSCKDSINLEPSNIMSCTSKGKSENFDCRNHIRVIQSIGDGSRIYICGTNAHNPKDYVIYSNLTHLPRHEYVPGVGLGTAKCPYDPLDNSTAIWSEKGNPGQLPALYSGTNAEFTKADTVIFRTDLYNLTTGRKEFAFKRTLKYDSNWLDKPDFVGSYDIGQYVFFFFRETAVEYINCGKSIFSRVARVCKKDTGGKNILNHNWATYLKARLNCSIPGEYPFYFNEIQSIYKVPDDDTLFYGVFTTSTTGLMGSAICTFRLEDIDHAFAGRFKEQASSTSAWLPVLSTKVPEPRPGQCVNDTETLPDSVLNFIRSHPLMDEAVAHKDNEPVFYMRDLFFTRLVVDVLDYVVFGNHLHYTVYYAATNEGRVYKVVQWYNDEGVPGSALLDIFDIMPGLPITAMEISRKHKALYVASDESVRQIYLSMCTHRYDSCLRCVHDPYCGWDKQTKTCKPYQPGLLQDVTNSSRSVCESSVVNKRLTVTFGQSVHLSCFVKMPQVLKVYPVTWYHHSKEKGRYMVSFSRVEKYIATVEGGMVIVGASEEDGGRYDCQLAGALLCTFNLTVDAHRCSPPARSADYHRVYSDWCHEFQKYKSAMKSWEKKQAQCSSSRQNETAIAQGLLSNELNASPTL
- the LOC114123676 gene encoding semaphorin-2A isoform X1, with the protein product MRKKWMTTVVRLLLFALLFAQHGPTATSWATDDANGSAAASLSAAEHESVVDNFFAAYFEQPCCVRPRHVRHHKNHVRELSCGRMYYRTFHLDENRDTLYVGAMDHVYRLNLSNISHSSCKQDSINLEPSNIMSCTSKGKSENFDCRNHIRVIQSIGDGSRIYICGTNAHNPKDYVIYSNLTHLPRHEYVPGVGLGTAKCPYDPLDNSTAIWSEKGNPGQLPALYSGTNAEFTKADTVIFRTDLYNLTTGRKEFAFKRTLKYDSNWLDKPDFVGSYDIGQYVFFFFRETAVEYINCGKSIFSRVARVCKKDTGGKNILNHNWATYLKARLNCSIPGEYPFYFNEIQSIYKVPDDDTLFYGVFTTSTTGLMGSAICTFRLEDIDHAFAGRFKEQASSTSAWLPVLSTKVPEPRPGQCVNDTETLPDSVLNFIRSHPLMDEAVAHKDNEPVFYMRDLFFTRLVVDVLDYVVFGNHLHYTVYYAATNEGRVYKVVQWYNDEGVPGSALLDIFDIMPGLPITAMEISRKHKALYVASDESVRQIYLSMCTHRYDSCLRCVHDPYCGWDKQTKTCKPYQPGLLQDVTNSSRSVCESSVVNKRLTVTFGQSVHLSCFVKMPQVLKVYPVTWYHHSKEKGRYMVSFSRVEKYIATVEGGMVIVGASEEDGGRYDCQLAGALLCTFNLTVDAHRCSPPARSADYHRVYSDWCHEFQKYKSAMKSWEKKQAQCSSSRQNETAIAQGLLSNELNASPTL
- the LOC114123676 gene encoding semaphorin-2A isoform X3 encodes the protein MPPALYGLLAAYMTFVVLKTHAITIEELPPDHVRELSCGRMYYRTFHLDENRDTLYVGAMDHVYRLNLSNISHSSCKQDSINLEPSNIMSCTSKGKSENFDCRNHIRVIQSIGDGSRIYICGTNAHNPKDYVIYSNLTHLPRHEYVPGVGLGTAKCPYDPLDNSTAIWSEKGNPGQLPALYSGTNAEFTKADTVIFRTDLYNLTTGRKEFAFKRTLKYDSNWLDKPDFVGSYDIGQYVFFFFRETAVEYINCGKSIFSRVARVCKKDTGGKNILNHNWATYLKARLNCSIPGEYPFYFNEIQSIYKVPDDDTLFYGVFTTSTTGLMGSAICTFRLEDIDHAFAGRFKEQASSTSAWLPVLSTKVPEPRPGQCVNDTETLPDSVLNFIRSHPLMDEAVAHKDNEPVFYMRDLFFTRLVVDVLDYVVFGNHLHYTVYYAATNEGRVYKVVQWYNDEGVPGSALLDIFDIMPGLPITAMEISRKHKALYVASDESVRQIYLSMCTHRYDSCLRCVHDPYCGWDKQTKTCKPYQPGLLQDVTNSSRSVCESSVVNKRLTVTFGQSVHLSCFVKMPQVLKVYPVTWYHHSKEKGRYMVSFSRVEKYIATVEGGMVIVGASEEDGGRYDCQLAGALLCTFNLTVDAHRCSPPARSADYHRVYSDWCHEFQKYKSAMKSWEKKQAQCSSSRQNETAIAQGLLSNELNASPTL